One Gemmatimonadota bacterium DNA window includes the following coding sequences:
- a CDS encoding JAB domain-containing protein — protein MTDLQGVTPIRDWPEDEKPRERLLKYGIHTLSDTELIALLLRTGNGAGGRDVIEISRELLQHFGGLRHLATRELSELCQVSGVGPVKAAQIASAIEIGRRLEAQDMEQKSFVSSTDVARYFMPRLRDLRKEIFMVLMLDARNCLIRGVTVSVGSLTASIVHPREVFKPAILDSAASVIFVHNHPSGDPTPSQDDLKITAQLVDAGQMIDIKVLDHIIIGRKSFTSLAGKGLI, from the coding sequence ATGACCGATTTACAGGGAGTAACGCCGATCAGGGACTGGCCGGAGGACGAGAAGCCCAGGGAGCGCCTGCTCAAGTACGGCATACACACGCTGTCGGACACGGAACTGATCGCGCTGCTGTTGCGCACGGGAAACGGCGCAGGCGGCAGGGACGTGATTGAAATCTCACGGGAACTCCTGCAGCACTTCGGCGGCCTGCGCCACCTCGCCACCCGGGAACTGAGCGAGTTGTGCCAGGTGTCGGGTGTGGGACCCGTCAAGGCCGCCCAGATCGCCTCCGCCATCGAAATCGGCCGCCGGCTCGAAGCGCAGGACATGGAACAGAAGTCCTTCGTTTCGAGTACGGACGTAGCCCGCTACTTCATGCCGAGGCTTCGGGACCTGCGCAAGGAGATCTTCATGGTCCTGATGCTCGACGCGCGCAACTGCCTGATCCGCGGCGTGACCGTATCGGTGGGCAGTCTTACGGCCAGCATCGTCCATCCCCGCGAGGTGTTCAAACCCGCCATCCTCGATTCGGCCGCCTCGGTGATCTTCGTTCACAACCATCCCAGCGGCGACCCCACTCCGAGCCAGGACGACCTCAAGATCACGGCCCAGCTCGTCGACGCGGGCCAGATGATCGACATCAAGGTGCTGGATCACATCATCATCGGCCGAAAGTCCTTTACCAGCCTGGCCGGCAAAGGTTTAATATAG
- a CDS encoding M81 family metallopeptidase translates to MRVVTGIIAHETSTFTTVETTRRNYEERYGGLRGGEILKAFRGTNKPTGGFIEGAEAHGFELIPTIVAEPHPSGPTPRALFDEIVDEMLEGFRNAGPIDGVLLELHGAMVAEGIDDGEGYILSAVRELVGDLPIVGQLDIHSNMTPLMIEQADVLIGRESYPEVDMAPRGRECADVLVRILKEGLRPTMALHQIPMAWGMNQVTAHSPMKEAIDYLHEIESRPGVVCGSIATCFPLADIPHMGASVYIVTDDDRETAQRYADELGAWLYDQRADWHYHMPSTKETLVRVHEEDLFPVVLADHNDNTGGGSPGDSTAMLRTFIDAGLEDACVLYMVDPEAVDRCMDAGVGATVTLDVGGKSTPLQGEPVTMTAEVLALSDGRFRYHGPMLAGLEGTMGPSAHIRQEGVHVILVNEREQPFDTAFSESLGLDPRAMRYIGVKSSAHFRAGFEPWAGAIHVVTEPGVHDAGVVTYHRLGRKLYPLDGAQG, encoded by the coding sequence ATGCGCGTCGTAACCGGAATCATCGCCCACGAGACGAGCACGTTCACGACCGTGGAAACCACCCGGAGGAATTACGAGGAACGGTACGGCGGCCTGCGGGGCGGCGAGATCCTCAAGGCGTTCAGGGGCACGAACAAGCCCACGGGCGGCTTCATCGAAGGCGCGGAAGCACACGGGTTCGAATTGATCCCCACGATCGTGGCCGAACCCCATCCGAGCGGTCCCACGCCTCGGGCGCTTTTCGACGAGATCGTCGACGAGATGCTGGAGGGGTTTCGCAACGCGGGGCCCATAGACGGCGTGCTGCTCGAACTGCACGGCGCCATGGTGGCCGAAGGCATCGACGATGGCGAAGGATACATCCTCTCCGCCGTCCGGGAACTCGTCGGCGACCTGCCCATCGTAGGGCAGCTCGATATCCACTCCAACATGACGCCACTGATGATCGAGCAGGCCGACGTGCTGATCGGCCGGGAGTCCTACCCGGAGGTGGACATGGCGCCCCGGGGACGGGAATGCGCCGACGTGCTCGTACGGATCCTTAAGGAGGGCTTGCGGCCCACCATGGCACTGCACCAGATCCCCATGGCCTGGGGCATGAACCAGGTGACGGCTCATTCGCCCATGAAGGAGGCGATCGACTATCTGCATGAAATCGAGTCGAGGCCCGGGGTCGTCTGCGGATCGATCGCCACCTGTTTCCCGCTGGCGGATATACCTCACATGGGCGCGTCCGTGTACATCGTGACGGACGACGACCGGGAGACGGCCCAGCGTTACGCAGACGAACTGGGCGCCTGGCTGTACGACCAGCGGGCCGACTGGCATTATCACATGCCGTCGACGAAAGAGACGCTGGTACGGGTCCACGAGGAGGACCTTTTCCCCGTCGTGCTGGCGGACCACAACGACAACACGGGCGGCGGCTCGCCCGGTGACAGTACCGCCATGTTGCGCACGTTCATCGACGCCGGACTCGAAGACGCCTGCGTCCTGTACATGGTTGACCCCGAGGCGGTGGACCGGTGCATGGATGCCGGTGTGGGCGCGACGGTTACGCTGGACGTCGGGGGGAAATCCACGCCGTTGCAGGGCGAGCCGGTGACCATGACGGCGGAGGTGCTGGCCCTGTCGGACGGCAGGTTCCGGTACCACGGCCCCATGCTCGCCGGCCTGGAAGGTACGATGGGACCATCGGCCCATATCCGGCAGGAAGGCGTACACGTCATACTCGTGAACGAGCGCGAACAGCCTTTCGATACGGCGTTTTCGGAATCGCTCGGCCTGGACCCCAGGGCAATGCGTTACATCGGCGTCAAGTCTTCGGCCCACTTCCGTGCCGGATTCGAACCGTGGGCGGGCGCGATCCACGTGGTCACGGAACCGGGCGTCCATGACGCCGGCGTGGTCACCTATCACCGCCTCGGCAGGAAACTCTATCCGCTCGACGGCGCGCAGGGATAA
- a CDS encoding nodulation protein NfeD: MNPIRTLKRLLLACGLACGLAWPGADAAASRVDVIRLIGPIGPISVQHVSAAIERAEDDRSECLVILLDTPGGLLQSTQMMIKDMLASNVPVVVYVSPSGAGAGSAGVFITMSAHVAAMAPGTSIGAASPVGIGGAVADSTMQEKVENFSVSYIRSIAEKHGRNADWAEQAVRKAEALTDREAVEQNVVDLSVATLDSLLTRIDGTVVEVREGSRVLRTKDAEVSIREMSWHHRVLNVLSNPNIAYLLMMLGFYGLIYEFINPGAIFPGVVGGMCIVIGLFALQTLPINYAGLLLLLLGLGLFVSELFVASGGLLTLGGAVSFTIGSMMLIDSPDPYLRISLYAIIPAVLATAAFTLFALGYALKAQKRRTTTGSQGLIGETGRAHTAVDSRSGKVFVHGEYWFATSEAPIEPDTPIRVVEVNGLRLKVESQDSGTDAT, translated from the coding sequence ATGAACCCGATAAGAACGCTCAAACGCCTCCTGCTGGCCTGCGGACTGGCCTGCGGGCTGGCCTGGCCGGGAGCGGACGCCGCGGCATCCCGGGTCGACGTCATCAGGCTGATCGGCCCGATCGGGCCGATCAGCGTCCAACACGTGTCCGCCGCGATCGAACGGGCGGAAGACGACCGGTCGGAATGCCTGGTGATTCTGCTCGACACCCCCGGCGGGCTGCTCCAGTCCACCCAGATGATGATAAAGGACATGCTCGCGTCCAACGTGCCCGTCGTGGTCTACGTGTCGCCCAGCGGCGCGGGCGCCGGGTCCGCGGGCGTGTTCATCACCATGAGCGCCCACGTCGCCGCCATGGCCCCGGGCACGAGCATCGGCGCGGCCAGCCCCGTGGGCATCGGCGGCGCGGTCGCGGACTCGACCATGCAGGAGAAGGTCGAGAACTTCTCCGTGAGTTATATCCGGTCCATCGCCGAGAAGCACGGCCGTAACGCGGACTGGGCGGAACAGGCGGTGCGGAAGGCCGAGGCCCTGACCGACCGGGAAGCCGTGGAGCAGAACGTCGTGGACCTCAGCGTCGCCACGCTGGACTCCCTGCTCACACGGATCGACGGCACCGTGGTCGAAGTCCGCGAAGGCAGCCGGGTATTGCGCACGAAGGACGCCGAGGTGAGCATACGTGAAATGAGCTGGCATCACCGGGTACTGAACGTGCTCTCCAATCCCAATATTGCCTATCTCCTGATGATGCTCGGGTTCTACGGGCTCATCTACGAGTTCATCAATCCCGGGGCCATCTTCCCCGGTGTCGTGGGCGGCATGTGCATTGTCATCGGGCTTTTCGCCCTGCAGACGCTGCCCATCAACTACGCGGGGCTTCTGCTGCTCCTGCTCGGATTGGGACTGTTCGTCTCCGAACTGTTTGTGGCCAGCGGGGGCCTGCTGACCCTCGGCGGCGCCGTTTCGTTCACGATCGGTTCGATGATGCTCATCGATTCGCCCGATCCCTATCTCCGCATTTCCCTGTATGCCATCATTCCGGCCGTGCTCGCGACCGCGGCCTTCACGCTCTTCGCCTTGGGTTACGCGCTGAAGGCCCAGAAGCGGCGCACGACCACGGGCAGCCAGGGACTGATCGGCGAGACGGGCCGCGCGCACACGGCCGTGGACAGCCGGAGCGGCAAAGTATTCGTCCACGGCGAATATTGGTTCGCCACGAGCGAGGCGCCTATCGAGCCCGATACGCCGATTCGGGTAGTGGAGGTCAATGGCCTGCGACTCAAGGTGGAAAGCCAGGACTCAGGTACGGACGCAACGTAA
- a CDS encoding DUF423 domain-containing protein, whose translation MDKLFAITGGISALLGVVAGAFGAHGLKDRISPEMLEIFETAVRYQMYHAFGLLFAAWAVSRWPGAIPPAAGWSFIAGTVLFSGSLYVLSLTGIRWLGAVTPLGGVAFIVGWLLLVYGIYRA comes from the coding sequence ATGGATAAGCTATTTGCCATAACCGGCGGAATCTCGGCGCTCCTGGGCGTGGTCGCAGGGGCCTTCGGCGCCCATGGGCTGAAGGACCGGATCTCGCCGGAGATGCTGGAGATCTTCGAGACCGCCGTCCGGTACCAGATGTATCACGCCTTCGGCCTGCTCTTCGCGGCCTGGGCGGTCTCGCGATGGCCGGGTGCGATCCCGCCGGCGGCGGGATGGTCGTTCATCGCGGGCACGGTGCTGTTCTCCGGCAGCCTGTACGTATTGAGTCTCACGGGCATCCGGTGGCTGGGCGCCGTGACTCCGCTGGGCGGCGTGGCGTTCATCGTCGGCTGGCTGCTCCTGGTCTACGGCATATACCGGGCTTGA
- a CDS encoding slipin family protein encodes MFFDGFQLSTIVIILILIILFTNAVKILREYERGVIFRLGRLSKALIGKNGPGIIILIPGIDKMEKVSLRTVTKDVPAQDVITRDNVSIKVNAVIYFRVLDPERAITEVEDFLQATHQLAQTSLRSVLGQVELDDLLSNRDKINEDLQILLDQQTEPWGIKVSMVVIKNVDLPLEMQRAMAKQAEAERERRAKVINALGEQQAAEKLSEAAHVMGTHPVAIQLRYLQTLSVVAAENNSTTLFPVPIDLFKPFVDAMKPAVTGGPANPGSGVAETNSGAAETNSGAAERPGEEAS; translated from the coding sequence ATGTTCTTTGACGGATTTCAGCTATCGACGATTGTAATCATCCTGATCCTCATCATACTCTTCACCAACGCGGTCAAGATACTCCGCGAATACGAGCGGGGTGTGATTTTTCGGCTGGGCCGGCTTTCCAAGGCCCTCATCGGGAAGAACGGACCGGGTATCATTATCCTGATCCCCGGCATCGATAAAATGGAGAAGGTCAGCCTGCGTACCGTGACCAAGGACGTGCCGGCCCAGGACGTGATTACCCGGGACAACGTGTCCATCAAGGTCAACGCGGTGATCTACTTCCGGGTCCTCGACCCCGAACGGGCGATCACCGAGGTGGAGGATTTCCTGCAGGCGACCCATCAGCTGGCCCAGACCTCGTTGCGGAGCGTCCTCGGGCAGGTGGAACTGGACGACCTGCTTTCCAATCGGGACAAGATCAACGAGGATCTGCAAATCCTCCTGGACCAGCAGACCGAACCCTGGGGCATCAAGGTGTCCATGGTCGTCATAAAGAATGTCGACCTGCCCCTGGAGATGCAGCGGGCCATGGCCAAGCAGGCGGAAGCGGAACGGGAACGCCGGGCCAAGGTTATCAACGCTCTGGGCGAGCAGCAGGCCGCGGAGAAACTCTCCGAAGCCGCCCACGTCATGGGCACCCATCCCGTCGCCATTCAGTTACGTTACCTGCAGACCCTGTCGGTCGTGGCGGCGGAGAACAACTCCACCACGCTGTTCCCCGTCCCCATCGACCTTTTCAAGCCTTTCGTGGACGCGATGAAACCGGCGGTCACGGGCGGCCCGGCGAATCCGGGTTCCGGCGTGGCGGAGACGAATTCGGGCGCGGCGGAGACGAATTCGGGCGCAGCGGAGCGTCCGGGCGAGGAGGCTTCATAG
- the lysS gene encoding lysine--tRNA ligase: MNRPIEFNRQRYSKLEEIRARGIDPYPVRYDVTHPAQSILDQAESLIESAEPVAVAGRITSKRGHGKSGFAHLLDRTGRIQIYVRLDRVGPDAYEVYDQLIEVGDYLGVKGAVFTTRTGETTVMADELTLLSKSLRALPEKWHGLRDIETRYRQRYVDLIINPGVKDVFLKRSRLIRSIQRFMDGEGFIEVETPILQPLYGGALARPFKTHHQALDMPLFMRIADELYLKRLIVGGMERVYEIGHDFRNEGIDRTHNPEFTMLEFYIAYVDYQYIMDLVERLFVAVFEEVNGTLEHTYQDQPIDLTPPWPRIPMLEAIRTYSGIDVAGLTTGELAAVCGERGLDVDAELGRGRMIDGLFEHFVQDRLVNPTFITDYPVEISPLAKRRGDDPDLTERFELFICGSEFANAFTELNDPVDQRRRFEEQVEMQRKGDGEAHAMDEDFLRAMEYGMPPTGGCGIGIDRLAMLVTDSANIKDVLLFPHLRREAFEDEPGAQDAE, from the coding sequence GTGAACCGCCCGATCGAATTCAACCGTCAACGGTACAGCAAACTCGAAGAGATCCGCGCGCGCGGCATCGATCCGTACCCCGTCCGCTACGACGTAACCCATCCCGCCCAGTCCATTCTCGATCAGGCGGAATCACTGATCGAATCCGCCGAGCCCGTCGCGGTAGCGGGCCGGATCACGTCCAAGCGGGGCCATGGCAAGTCCGGTTTCGCCCACCTGCTCGACCGTACCGGCCGGATCCAGATCTACGTCCGGCTCGATCGCGTCGGACCGGACGCCTACGAGGTCTACGACCAGTTGATCGAGGTAGGGGACTACCTGGGCGTGAAAGGTGCCGTCTTCACCACCCGGACCGGTGAAACCACCGTCATGGCGGACGAACTGACGCTGCTGTCCAAGTCGCTGCGCGCTTTGCCCGAGAAGTGGCACGGCCTCCGGGATATCGAGACCAGGTACCGGCAGCGCTACGTCGACCTGATCATCAATCCCGGGGTCAAGGATGTCTTCCTCAAGCGCTCGCGCCTCATCCGGTCCATCCAGCGGTTCATGGACGGCGAGGGCTTCATCGAAGTCGAAACGCCGATCCTCCAGCCCCTGTACGGCGGCGCGCTTGCACGTCCCTTCAAGACCCATCACCAGGCCCTCGACATGCCGCTGTTCATGCGCATCGCCGATGAACTCTACCTCAAGCGGCTGATCGTCGGCGGCATGGAGCGTGTGTATGAAATCGGACACGACTTTCGGAACGAAGGGATCGACCGCACGCACAATCCCGAGTTCACCATGCTGGAGTTCTATATCGCCTATGTCGATTACCAGTACATCATGGACCTGGTAGAGCGCCTCTTCGTCGCGGTCTTCGAGGAGGTAAACGGCACGCTGGAGCACACCTACCAGGACCAGCCCATCGATCTAACCCCGCCTTGGCCGAGGATTCCCATGCTGGAAGCCATCCGCACGTACAGCGGTATCGACGTCGCCGGCCTGACGACCGGTGAACTCGCCGCGGTCTGCGGCGAACGGGGACTGGATGTGGACGCCGAGCTGGGCCGGGGCCGGATGATCGACGGACTCTTCGAGCACTTCGTGCAGGACCGCCTCGTGAATCCGACCTTCATCACGGACTATCCTGTGGAGATCTCCCCCCTGGCCAAGCGCCGCGGGGACGATCCCGACCTTACCGAGCGGTTCGAACTCTTCATCTGCGGAAGCGAGTTCGCCAACGCCTTCACCGAGTTGAACGACCCGGTGGACCAGCGCCGCAGGTTCGAGGAGCAGGTGGAAATGCAGCGGAAAGGCGACGGGGAAGCCCATGCCATGGACGAAGACTTCCTGCGCGCCATGGAATACGGCATGCCGCCCACCGGGGGATGCGGCATTGGCATCGACCGGCTGGCCATGCTGGTCACCGACTCGGCCAACATCAAGGACGTACTGCTCTTTCCCCATCTGCGCAGGGAAGCCTTCGAAGACGAACCCGGCGCACAGGATGCCGAATAG
- a CDS encoding peptide chain release factor 2, which translates to MENRQAETARLEGVTGEPDFWNNQARAQAISRQISDHKKIIDGWNEMGSQAEDLETLFEMAVEEDDRDAFDEIEEGVRSLQGLLETATLQSMLSAPDDTKNAIVSIHPGAGGTESQDWAEMLMRMYLRWMESRDYAFDTLDLQPGEEAGIKSVSIEVSGEYAYGYLKAEAGVHRLVRISPFDSNHRRHTSFASVSVLPEIDDPGDIDLNETDLEIDVYRASGAGGQHVNKTSSAVRITHRPSGIVVQCQSERSQHRNRESAMKVLMSRLYQQRQDEIREKRERLEGDKKDIAWGSQIRSYVFHPYTMVKDHRTGTEIGNIQSVMNGGIDAFIEAYLRSGDAAKSD; encoded by the coding sequence ATAGAGAACCGGCAGGCGGAGACGGCTCGGCTCGAAGGCGTCACGGGCGAACCGGACTTCTGGAACAACCAGGCCAGGGCCCAGGCGATCAGCCGTCAGATCAGCGATCACAAGAAGATCATCGATGGCTGGAACGAGATGGGCAGCCAGGCCGAGGACCTCGAGACCCTGTTTGAAATGGCCGTAGAGGAGGACGACCGGGACGCTTTCGACGAGATTGAAGAAGGGGTCCGGTCGCTGCAGGGCCTCCTTGAGACGGCGACGCTGCAGAGCATGCTGTCGGCTCCCGACGACACGAAGAACGCCATCGTCTCCATTCACCCGGGGGCGGGCGGTACCGAGTCCCAGGACTGGGCGGAAATGCTCATGCGCATGTACCTGCGCTGGATGGAATCACGGGACTACGCCTTCGACACCCTGGACCTGCAGCCGGGCGAAGAAGCCGGCATCAAGAGCGTTTCCATCGAAGTCTCGGGCGAATACGCCTATGGGTACCTCAAGGCGGAAGCCGGGGTCCACCGCCTCGTGCGCATCTCCCCCTTCGACTCGAACCACCGGCGGCACACCTCCTTCGCCTCGGTTTCCGTGCTGCCCGAAATTGACGATCCGGGCGATATCGATTTAAATGAGACGGACCTGGAGATCGACGTCTACCGGGCGAGCGGCGCCGGCGGCCAGCACGTGAACAAGACCTCCTCGGCCGTGCGCATCACCCACCGGCCCTCCGGCATCGTCGTACAGTGCCAGTCCGAGCGGTCCCAGCACCGCAACCGGGAAAGCGCGATGAAGGTGCTCATGTCCCGCCTCTACCAGCAACGGCAGGATGAGATCCGGGAGAAAAGGGAACGTCTCGAAGGCGACAAGAAGGACATCGCCTGGGGCAGCCAGATCCGTTCCTACGTCTTCCATCCCTACACCATGGTAAAGGACCACCGGACCGGAACGGAAATCGGCAATATCCAGTCCGTGATGAACGGCGGAATCGATGCCTTCATCGAGGCCTACCTCCGCAGTGGAGACGCCGCGAAAAGCGACTGA
- a CDS encoding glucose 1-dehydrogenase — MKLESRVAIVTGGSSGIGRGISIELAREGARVVVCDLVERPRPGKYHDQDVTTPTVEALTEIGSDGLFVQADVSDEISVNRLVDRTLEAYGGLDILVNNAGIFTLGDSQTTPVETWDRVMGVNLRALFLTTRAAVPHLKDSRAGRIINIASVHAFHGGGGPAYAPAKAGVVNLTRDTAVELASHGITANTICPGYIETPIQDYLTEEQVAEALEKTPLPRLGLPKDIGRACVFFASDDAEWITGTALPVDGGWLAPIW, encoded by the coding sequence TTGAAACTCGAAAGTCGGGTCGCTATCGTCACGGGCGGCAGTTCCGGTATTGGCCGAGGTATATCCATCGAGCTGGCCAGGGAAGGGGCCCGCGTCGTGGTGTGCGACCTCGTCGAACGGCCGAGGCCGGGCAAGTACCATGACCAGGACGTGACGACGCCCACCGTGGAGGCCTTGACCGAGATAGGTTCCGACGGCCTCTTCGTGCAGGCCGACGTATCGGACGAAATATCCGTCAACCGGCTGGTCGACCGGACGCTGGAAGCCTATGGCGGCCTGGACATCCTGGTCAACAACGCAGGGATTTTCACCCTGGGTGACAGCCAGACGACCCCGGTCGAGACATGGGACCGCGTCATGGGCGTGAACCTGCGGGCCCTGTTCCTGACTACGCGCGCGGCCGTGCCGCACCTGAAGGATTCCCGCGCTGGACGGATCATCAACATCGCTTCCGTGCACGCCTTTCACGGCGGCGGCGGTCCGGCGTACGCGCCGGCCAAGGCCGGTGTCGTCAACCTCACGCGGGATACGGCGGTCGAACTGGCGTCGCACGGCATAACCGCCAATACGATCTGCCCGGGCTATATCGAGACGCCCATCCAGGACTACCTGACCGAGGAGCAGGTCGCCGAGGCACTGGAGAAGACCCCTCTGCCCCGGCTGGGACTACCGAAGGACATCGGCCGGGCCTGCGTGTTCTTCGCGTCGGACGACGCCGAGTGGATCACCGGAACGGCCCTGCCCGTGGACGGCGGCTGGCTGGCCCCGATCTGGTAG
- a CDS encoding Gfo/Idh/MocA family oxidoreductase has protein sequence MGTSNNDRIRIGFVGAGFMGQLVHLPNFTEMDSCEVVALADRRPRLARLVADRFGVARTCESHEELCADPAIDAIVQITSDDAHAPVSIDALNAGKHVYLEKPMATNLSDARRMVEAAEGNERQLMVGYMKRFDTGVELARSVIEELTSSGELGAITHAKGHCFAGDWVCNAETPIRTDETYPDIEPRPPEWLDDERVREIYSLNNLYCHNINLMRHLLGEVRALKYAALDGPTKLMVFAMDGFDAVLELGRLSANFWDEGVKVYFEDGWVEVLTPPPLLRNVPAGVSVYRAGDVQEHSQPQAPRDWAFRRANAHFLACIRSGDPVRSSGADSIRDQELLEEAFRRF, from the coding sequence GTGGGAACTTCGAACAACGACCGGATCAGGATCGGCTTCGTCGGCGCGGGATTCATGGGACAACTGGTCCATCTGCCCAATTTCACGGAGATGGACAGTTGCGAGGTGGTCGCCCTGGCTGACCGCAGGCCCCGGTTGGCGCGTTTGGTGGCCGACCGTTTCGGGGTCGCGAGGACCTGCGAATCCCACGAGGAACTCTGCGCCGACCCCGCGATAGACGCCATCGTGCAGATCACTTCGGACGACGCCCACGCGCCCGTTTCCATCGACGCGTTGAACGCGGGCAAGCACGTCTATCTCGAGAAGCCCATGGCGACCAACCTGTCCGATGCCCGCCGCATGGTCGAGGCCGCCGAGGGCAACGAACGCCAGCTGATGGTCGGGTACATGAAACGGTTCGATACCGGCGTCGAACTGGCCCGCTCGGTCATCGAAGAACTGACCTCATCCGGCGAACTCGGAGCGATCACCCACGCGAAGGGCCACTGTTTCGCCGGAGACTGGGTCTGCAACGCCGAGACGCCGATCCGAACGGACGAGACCTACCCGGATATCGAACCCCGGCCTCCGGAATGGCTGGACGATGAACGCGTCCGTGAGATCTACAGTTTAAACAACCTGTATTGCCACAACATCAATCTGATGCGCCACCTGCTGGGCGAGGTCCGGGCACTGAAATACGCGGCCCTCGACGGCCCGACCAAACTGATGGTCTTCGCCATGGACGGCTTCGACGCGGTGCTGGAACTGGGCCGGCTGTCGGCGAACTTCTGGGACGAGGGCGTCAAGGTGTATTTCGAGGACGGATGGGTGGAGGTCCTTACGCCGCCCCCGCTGCTCAGGAACGTGCCGGCCGGGGTCTCGGTCTACCGGGCCGGTGACGTACAGGAGCATTCCCAGCCGCAGGCGCCGAGAGACTGGGCGTTCCGCCGGGCGAACGCCCACTTCCTGGCCTGCATACGGTCCGGCGACCCGGTCCGTTCCTCCGGGGCGGACTCGATCCGCGACCAGGAACTGCTGGAAGAAGCGTTCAGGCGGTTCTAG
- a CDS encoding FtsX-like permease family protein yields the protein MRHWHRPAGHAGHRLGQHQGRTALSPSAQGSLRRRTRRTGCRIVLRKRWSYEWFIALRYLRSKRQNRFVSLITYISVGGVLVGVAALVIVLSLFNGFESEVRERIIGERAHINVYSLLGDGSISEYDPLIDVILSVDEVVSAAPYVLEKAVCAPVPTTRNAAAGVIVHGLDIASGRLATNLEENIAFGALDLTAAPDPANPEGRPLPGIVLGRGLADQLGIVVGERVALGNIQGFSLTSALTPYIRPYRVTGISETGFYEYDASSAYVSLDESQKLFKLGSDINGIAVRVADRDQARRVSEEIEAALNRYVEETTQSPVASSPSVAYFTVDWMQRHKGLFRWMTLEKWGSFAILNLIILVAAFNIASTLIMVVLEKTRDIGILKSMGATAASITRVFIIQGSVVGVLGTLLGCVIGYVLCWTQRTFEFIALPPDIYLIDALPVRVDPLDFASVALGSMLICVMAAVYPARKAAGLVPVEAIRHE from the coding sequence ATGCGGCATTGGCATCGACCGGCTGGCCATGCTGGTCACCGACTCGGCCAACATCAAGGACGTACTGCTCTTTCCCCATCTGCGCAGGGAAGCCTTCGAAGACGAACCCGGCGCACAGGATGCCGAATAGTGCTGCGTAAACGATGGTCATACGAATGGTTCATCGCTCTGAGATACCTGCGCTCCAAGCGGCAGAACCGGTTCGTTTCCCTCATCACCTACATATCCGTGGGCGGCGTGCTGGTGGGCGTTGCCGCCCTCGTCATCGTCCTCTCGCTGTTCAACGGTTTTGAAAGCGAAGTCCGGGAACGGATCATCGGGGAGCGCGCGCATATCAACGTGTATTCGCTGCTTGGCGATGGTTCGATTTCCGAATACGATCCGTTGATCGACGTCATCCTGTCGGTGGACGAGGTGGTCTCGGCCGCGCCATACGTGCTGGAGAAGGCCGTCTGCGCACCGGTGCCCACGACGCGAAATGCCGCGGCGGGCGTCATCGTGCACGGGCTGGACATCGCATCGGGCCGCCTGGCCACGAACCTCGAGGAAAACATCGCCTTCGGCGCCCTGGACCTGACGGCCGCGCCCGATCCGGCCAATCCGGAAGGACGACCGCTGCCCGGGATCGTACTGGGCCGGGGCCTGGCGGATCAGCTGGGGATCGTCGTCGGCGAAAGGGTGGCTCTGGGCAACATCCAGGGCTTCTCCCTGACCTCGGCGCTCACGCCATACATCCGGCCGTACAGGGTCACGGGCATTTCGGAAACCGGGTTCTACGAGTACGACGCCTCCTCCGCCTACGTCTCCCTGGACGAGTCCCAGAAACTGTTCAAACTCGGAAGCGACATTAACGGCATCGCCGTCCGGGTTGCCGACCGGGACCAGGCGCGTCGTGTCTCCGAAGAAATCGAGGCCGCACTTAACCGCTACGTGGAGGAGACCACTCAATCCCCTGTTGCGTCAAGCCCGTCCGTAGCGTATTTTACGGTAGACTGGATGCAGCGGCACAAGGGCCTGTTCCGATGGATGACGCTTGAGAAATGGGGATCCTTCGCCATACTCAATCTGATCATCCTGGTGGCCGCTTTCAACATCGCCAGCACCCTGATCATGGTCGTGCTGGAGAAGACGCGGGACATCGGCATACTGAAGTCCATGGGCGCCACCGCCGCCAGCATCACCAGGGTATTCATCATCCAGGGGTCCGTGGTCGGCGTCCTGGGTACCCTGCTCGGTTGCGTGATCGGCTACGTGCTTTGCTGGACGCAGCGGACTTTCGAGTTCATCGCGCTGCCGCCGGACATCTATCTGATCGACGCGTTGCCCGTACGGGTCGACCCGCTGGATTTCGCCAGCGTCGCCCTGGGATCCATGCTGATCTGCGTGATGGCCGCCGTCTATCCGGCCCGGAAGGCCGCCGGCCTGGTGCCGGTCGAGGCGATCAGGCACGAATAG